A genomic segment from Marinifilum sp. JC120 encodes:
- a CDS encoding ABC transporter ATP-binding protein, producing MNIKVNGINFSYNGTPVLEGVDFQVDQGELLAILGPNGAGKTTLLKCMNAIHRPEQGSVLVKDKDVFKLASDDIARLIGYVPQRVEPARLTVFDAVLMGRKPHIKWRVRDHDICIVDAALKRLSLNHLSLRYIDLLSGGELQKVSIARALVQEPDVLLLDEPTSSLDLKNQLEILRTVRAVVKGHKVSAIMTMHDLNTALRYADKFIFLKNGTVCGCGGKDSVSPEIIEQVYGVEVEIEMRKGCPVIHPVEDLEALDYEHEHSHGHTHEIRQ from the coding sequence ATGAACATCAAGGTAAACGGTATAAATTTCAGTTACAACGGCACTCCCGTTCTTGAAGGGGTCGATTTTCAAGTAGACCAAGGCGAGCTGCTGGCAATCCTCGGTCCTAACGGGGCAGGAAAAACAACTCTGCTCAAGTGCATGAACGCTATACACAGGCCCGAACAAGGTTCGGTGCTGGTCAAGGACAAGGATGTTTTCAAGCTGGCATCAGACGACATAGCCCGTTTGATCGGCTATGTGCCGCAACGGGTGGAGCCCGCCCGCTTAACGGTCTTTGATGCCGTACTCATGGGCCGCAAGCCACACATCAAATGGCGGGTCCGCGACCACGATATTTGTATTGTAGATGCAGCCCTGAAACGACTCTCCCTGAACCATCTTTCTCTGCGCTACATTGATCTGCTTAGTGGCGGAGAACTCCAAAAAGTCAGCATTGCCCGCGCCCTTGTACAGGAACCGGATGTGCTTCTGCTTGACGAACCGACCAGTTCCCTTGATCTCAAGAACCAGCTGGAAATCCTGCGCACCGTGCGGGCGGTGGTCAAGGGACACAAAGTCTCAGCGATCATGACCATGCATGACCTGAACACGGCCCTGCGTTATGCAGACAAGTTCATCTTCCTCAAGAACGGCACGGTTTGCGGATGCGGTGGTAAGGACTCTGTCAGCCCGGAAATAATCGAGCAGGTTTACGGCGTGGAAGTGGAAATCGAAATGCGCAAGGGCTGTCCGGTTATCCATCCCGTGGAAGACCTCGAAGCACTTGATTACGAGCACGAACATTCTCATGGACATACTCATGAGATAAGGCAGTAA
- a CDS encoding formylmethanofuran dehydrogenase, which translates to MNTYFSEEQIKQTIDFHGHECPGVAIGIRAAELCLRELGHHDESPIVAICETDMCGVDAIQALTGCTVGKGNLILKDHGKMAFTFYRREDGKGFRAVLNPDFIGELRADMGRLMGLADPTPEEEEKCMQVRAECEKQYYKADLAEMFIKQEPQIRMPRPAAILQSLVCKDCGEAHMESRSRQFAGHTLCLTCFEKVEQKI; encoded by the coding sequence ATGAATACTTATTTCTCAGAAGAGCAGATTAAACAAACCATTGATTTTCACGGACACGAATGCCCGGGAGTTGCTATCGGAATTCGTGCGGCGGAGCTTTGCTTGCGCGAACTGGGCCATCACGACGAATCACCAATCGTTGCCATATGTGAAACCGACATGTGCGGAGTGGATGCCATTCAAGCACTGACCGGATGCACCGTGGGCAAGGGCAACCTCATTCTCAAAGATCACGGTAAAATGGCTTTCACCTTCTACCGCAGAGAAGACGGTAAGGGATTCCGGGCCGTGCTTAATCCAGATTTTATCGGGGAATTGCGGGCAGACATGGGCCGACTCATGGGGCTTGCTGATCCTACACCTGAAGAGGAAGAAAAATGCATGCAGGTACGGGCCGAATGCGAAAAGCAATATTACAAAGCCGACCTTGCTGAGATGTTTATCAAACAGGAGCCGCAAATACGAATGCCTCGTCCGGCCGCAATACTTCAATCATTAGTCTGCAAGGATTGCGGAGAAGCCCACATGGAATCTCGTTCCCGACAGTTTGCAGGACACACGCTTTGTCTGACTTGCTTTGAAAAGGTTGAGCAAAAAATTTAA
- a CDS encoding iron ABC transporter permease, with translation MHFDDGQIPAEYSRHIRQKTFFIAAGLLLAGAMLVTSIGMGPVSISAPEALLTLLGDTVTKRFDLIIWNIRLPQALTALAAGAGLSVSGAVMQAILRNPLGSPFTLGISHAAAFGAAVSVMLLDLGTMASSNVGAVNINSPYLTTMIAFGFSLVATFAIIAISRTRRATPEVMVLTGVALGALFTAGTMFLQYFADDVQLAAMVFWTFGDVARATWTELGIISAVTAAAYIWFTANRWNFNAIEAGDETAKGLGVKVERVRLTGMLLASLVTAVIVSFLGIIGFVGLVCPHMVRRIIGDDYRFLLPASCIVGAVLLLAADTAARLMLAPNVLPVSVLTAFLGAPVFIWLIIRGSK, from the coding sequence ATGCATTTTGACGACGGGCAGATACCCGCTGAATATTCACGGCACATCAGGCAGAAGACGTTCTTTATCGCCGCAGGACTGCTGCTGGCCGGGGCTATGCTGGTCACCTCCATAGGCATGGGGCCGGTCTCTATTTCCGCCCCTGAAGCCCTGCTGACCCTGCTGGGAGATACCGTTACCAAACGGTTCGACCTGATCATCTGGAACATCAGGCTTCCGCAAGCCCTGACCGCCCTTGCGGCCGGGGCCGGGCTATCTGTGTCCGGGGCAGTCATGCAGGCCATTCTGCGTAACCCGCTAGGCTCCCCGTTTACGCTGGGCATTTCCCATGCTGCCGCCTTTGGAGCCGCGGTATCGGTAATGCTGCTGGACCTCGGCACCATGGCCAGCTCCAACGTGGGTGCGGTAAATATCAACTCCCCTTACCTGACCACCATGATCGCCTTCGGGTTCAGTCTCGTCGCCACCTTCGCTATCATCGCAATTTCCCGCACTCGCAGGGCCACGCCGGAAGTAATGGTCCTGACCGGAGTCGCTCTGGGCGCGCTTTTCACTGCGGGAACCATGTTCCTGCAATATTTTGCTGACGATGTGCAACTTGCGGCCATGGTTTTCTGGACCTTCGGGGATGTTGCCCGGGCCACTTGGACCGAATTGGGAATAATCAGCGCGGTAACTGCTGCGGCATACATCTGGTTCACGGCCAACCGCTGGAATTTCAATGCCATTGAAGCCGGGGACGAAACCGCCAAGGGACTCGGAGTCAAAGTTGAACGGGTCCGTTTAACCGGGATGCTGCTGGCCTCGCTGGTTACGGCGGTCATTGTTTCATTTCTGGGTATAATCGGATTTGTGGGGCTGGTCTGTCCGCACATGGTGCGGCGCATAATCGGAGATGATTATCGTTTCCTGCTTCCGGCCTCCTGTATTGTGGGGGCAGTGTTGCTGCTTGCTGCGGACACTGCGGCGAGACTCATGCTGGCCCCCAACGTATTGCCCGTCTCGGTTCTGACTGCATTCCTCGGCGCACCGGTCTTTATCTGGCTGATCATCAGGGGGAGCAAATGA
- a CDS encoding DNA-binding protein: protein MCEIYASTPPPEYEQVTKSIRINGAVTSIRLEQRFWNILDELAAEEQTSTGKFISTLHNEAYSLNGEISNFASLLRVACTTYLVNKVA from the coding sequence ATGTGCGAAATATACGCTTCCACCCCGCCGCCTGAATATGAGCAGGTAACAAAATCCATAAGAATTAACGGTGCTGTGACCAGCATTCGACTGGAGCAACGATTCTGGAATATCCTTGATGAACTTGCAGCTGAAGAACAGACCAGCACAGGCAAATTCATTTCCACACTCCATAACGAAGCATACAGCCTGAATGGAGAGATATCCAACTTCGCGTCACTGTTACGGGTTGCTTGCACAACATATTTAGTTAACAAAGTCGCTTAA
- a CDS encoding efflux RND transporter permease subunit, producing the protein MSLARLSIEKKTVSVVLTIVFFLGGIKAFLDMPRLEDPEFTIKEALVVTNYPGATPSEMADEVTDVIEGAAQQLKQLKKVTSISNRGQSIVTVEVQDQYDKETLPQVWDELRRKVSDAQPFLPPGAGPSLVIDDFSDVYGMLLSVTGDGYSQQDLQDYVTFLRKQLLLVDNVAKISVWGEQQETVFVEISRARMSQLGVSLDSVYKTLSNRNLVVKSGNVKVGREYIEIAPSGGVESVEDLGDLFIRDGSGRLVPLRDVAEIHRGYQSPPSQIMSFNGHNAVAIGIAGNPSANVVELGHAINAKLQQLQGQTPVGVNIEEVYFQPSRVDNAVNSFVINLAEAVAIVIIVLLLFMGMQSGLLIGAILLITICGSFIFIQMAGVALERISLGALIIALGMLVDNAIVVIEGILIRYQKGMDRIQAAVDVVEQSKWPLLGGTIIAIMAFAGIGFSPDKVGEFCRSLFIVLFISLMMSWITAVTVTPLLCEMFLRPKISEGDDPYGGFIFRAYRVILEFCLRRRVLTMATLVLMLAGSIYGFGFVKQSFFPDSTQPRFYIHYWLPQGTDIRATAADVDELADAILKDEQVKSVSTFTGQGAPRFILTYSPEKTASSYGMLLVEVKDYETTGEVMARYKKYVNANYPDAEAKVKKFKLGPGRAASIEVRFSGPDTKELRRLSREAQDIMLSSGHAESIRDDWRQDVKVLSPVIMEAQAKIAGITRPDLAKAMNMFFTGTNIGVYREGDKLLPIVARPPAKERLDVTQIGDVQIFSPVAGRMIPVEEVVSGFETHIEPGKLQTRNRMLTITASCEPTVGLPSVLFKELKPQIEAMKLPAGYTMEWGGEYEDSSDAQASLAGALGGPFLIMILITIMLFNNLRIPAIIWLTVPLSIIGVSCGLLATGEPFGFMALLGFLSLSGMLIKNAIVLLDQINIELAEGKEPYHAVVDSALSRIRPVAMAAGTTILGMLPLVTDAFFSAMAVTIMAGLAFATVLTLLVVPVLYTVFYKVKNPA; encoded by the coding sequence ATGAGTCTTGCACGGCTGTCCATTGAAAAGAAAACTGTTTCAGTGGTTTTGACAATTGTTTTCTTCCTTGGCGGGATCAAAGCCTTTTTGGATATGCCCCGTCTTGAGGACCCTGAATTTACCATCAAGGAAGCGTTGGTTGTTACCAACTATCCCGGTGCAACCCCTTCGGAAATGGCTGATGAAGTCACCGACGTAATTGAAGGGGCGGCCCAGCAACTTAAACAACTCAAGAAGGTAACCTCCATTTCCAATAGGGGACAATCCATTGTCACCGTGGAAGTGCAGGACCAATATGATAAGGAAACCCTGCCCCAGGTCTGGGATGAACTTCGCCGTAAGGTCAGTGATGCCCAGCCCTTCCTCCCCCCAGGGGCAGGGCCTTCCCTTGTTATCGATGATTTCAGCGATGTTTACGGTATGCTGCTCTCGGTAACCGGAGACGGTTATTCTCAGCAGGATTTGCAGGATTATGTGACCTTTTTGCGCAAGCAGCTTCTGCTGGTAGACAATGTGGCCAAAATATCTGTCTGGGGAGAACAGCAGGAGACGGTATTCGTGGAAATATCCCGGGCTAGAATGTCCCAACTGGGTGTTTCTCTCGATTCTGTCTACAAGACCCTCTCCAATCGCAACCTTGTTGTTAAATCCGGTAATGTAAAGGTCGGCCGGGAATACATCGAAATCGCCCCCTCCGGCGGGGTGGAGTCCGTTGAAGACCTCGGGGATTTGTTCATCCGTGACGGTTCCGGCAGACTGGTTCCCTTGCGCGATGTAGCTGAAATACATCGCGGTTACCAGAGTCCTCCTTCCCAGATAATGAGTTTTAACGGGCATAATGCCGTTGCCATCGGCATTGCCGGGAATCCTTCAGCTAACGTGGTCGAGCTGGGCCATGCAATCAATGCAAAATTGCAGCAGCTACAGGGCCAGACCCCGGTCGGTGTCAATATAGAAGAGGTCTATTTTCAGCCCAGCAGGGTGGATAACGCGGTTAATTCCTTTGTCATCAACCTTGCCGAAGCCGTGGCTATCGTCATCATCGTGCTGCTGCTTTTCATGGGTATGCAGTCCGGTTTGCTCATCGGGGCCATTTTGCTGATTACCATTTGCGGATCATTCATTTTTATTCAGATGGCCGGGGTCGCGCTGGAGCGTATTTCCCTTGGAGCATTGATTATCGCCCTTGGTATGCTGGTGGATAACGCTATTGTAGTCATTGAGGGGATCCTCATTCGTTACCAAAAGGGGATGGACCGTATTCAGGCCGCTGTGGATGTTGTGGAGCAGAGCAAATGGCCGCTTCTGGGCGGTACCATCATCGCCATCATGGCTTTTGCCGGAATCGGTTTCAGCCCGGATAAGGTTGGTGAATTTTGTCGCTCCCTGTTCATTGTCCTGTTCATATCACTGATGATGAGTTGGATTACTGCTGTAACCGTGACTCCGTTGCTTTGCGAAATGTTCTTGCGGCCTAAAATCAGTGAAGGCGATGATCCCTATGGTGGATTCATTTTCCGGGCTTACCGGGTAATTCTTGAATTCTGTTTGCGCCGCAGAGTGCTGACTATGGCAACTCTTGTACTCATGTTGGCAGGATCGATTTACGGGTTCGGCTTTGTTAAGCAGAGTTTCTTTCCGGATTCAACCCAGCCCCGTTTTTATATTCACTATTGGTTGCCGCAGGGGACTGACATCCGGGCCACGGCAGCGGATGTGGATGAACTTGCCGATGCCATCCTTAAAGATGAGCAGGTTAAGAGTGTCTCCACCTTCACCGGACAGGGTGCACCGCGTTTCATCCTGACCTATTCTCCGGAAAAGACCGCTTCCTCTTACGGAATGCTGTTGGTGGAAGTGAAGGATTACGAAACCACCGGCGAGGTCATGGCCCGTTATAAGAAATATGTGAACGCTAACTACCCGGATGCGGAAGCCAAGGTTAAGAAATTCAAACTCGGTCCCGGACGTGCGGCTTCCATTGAAGTCCGTTTCAGCGGACCTGATACCAAGGAGCTTCGCCGGCTTTCCCGTGAAGCACAGGATATCATGCTCAGCTCCGGGCATGCAGAGTCCATCCGTGATGACTGGCGGCAGGATGTAAAAGTTCTCAGCCCGGTGATCATGGAAGCACAGGCCAAGATTGCAGGTATTACCCGTCCTGACCTTGCCAAGGCTATGAATATGTTTTTTACCGGTACCAATATCGGGGTTTACCGCGAAGGGGATAAGCTTTTGCCCATCGTGGCCCGTCCCCCGGCTAAAGAACGGCTGGATGTTACCCAGATCGGAGATGTGCAGATATTCAGCCCTGTTGCCGGGCGTATGATTCCGGTGGAAGAGGTCGTTTCAGGATTTGAAACCCATATTGAACCGGGCAAGTTGCAGACCCGTAACCGTATGTTGACCATAACCGCATCGTGTGAACCCACAGTCGGATTGCCTTCAGTTCTTTTCAAAGAACTGAAGCCCCAGATTGAGGCTATGAAGCTGCCAGCCGGATATACTATGGAATGGGGCGGAGAGTATGAGGATTCAAGTGATGCTCAGGCCAGTCTTGCCGGAGCTCTTGGCGGGCCGTTTCTGATCATGATCCTTATAACTATAATGCTCTTCAACAATCTGCGAATCCCGGCCATCATCTGGTTGACTGTGCCCCTGTCCATAATCGGGGTCAGCTGCGGCCTGCTTGCAACCGGGGAACCCTTCGGGTTTATGGCTCTGCTTGGATTCCTTTCTCTCTCCGGGATGTTGATCAAGAATGCCATTGTGCTACTGGATCAGATTAATATTGAGCTTGCGGAAGGTAAGGAACCGTACCACGCGGTTGTGGATTCGGCTCTGAGTCGTATCCGTCCGGTTGCCATGGCAGCCGGGACTACTATTCTTGGTATGCTCCCGTTGGTGACTGATGCTTTCTTCTCAGCCATGGCAGTAACCATCATGGCCGGGCTGGCTTTTGCCACCGTGTTGACCCTGCTTGTAGTTCCGGTGCTCTACACCGTGTTTTACAAGGTTAAGAATCCGGCATAA
- a CDS encoding DJ-1/PfpI family protein: MAKKILMIVGDFVEDYEVMVPFQALQAMGYDVDAVCPDKKSGEQVATAVHDFEAQQTYLERPGHNFTLNANFDSVNTEDYAALVIPGGRAPEYLRLNEKVLDMVRDFSDRPIAAVCHGPQLLVATGILKGKKVSAYPACAPEVRLAGGEYVEIGLDDAICDGNLITAPAWPAHPKWLRLLVDQIG; encoded by the coding sequence ATGGCTAAGAAAATTCTGATGATCGTCGGTGACTTTGTGGAAGATTACGAAGTGATGGTTCCCTTTCAGGCCCTGCAAGCCATGGGATATGATGTGGATGCTGTCTGCCCGGATAAGAAGTCCGGAGAACAGGTCGCCACAGCCGTGCACGACTTTGAAGCCCAGCAGACCTATCTTGAAAGGCCCGGACACAACTTCACCCTTAATGCAAACTTTGACAGTGTGAATACCGAGGATTATGCTGCTCTGGTGATTCCCGGCGGCAGAGCTCCAGAATACCTGCGCCTCAATGAAAAAGTGCTTGATATGGTTCGCGATTTTTCAGACCGTCCCATTGCAGCAGTTTGTCACGGACCGCAGCTTCTCGTTGCAACCGGAATACTCAAAGGTAAAAAAGTATCCGCCTATCCGGCCTGCGCTCCCGAAGTGCGTCTCGCTGGCGGAGAATATGTTGAAATCGGACTTGATGACGCCATTTGCGACGGCAATCTCATAACCGCTCCCGCATGGCCTGCCCACCCCAAATGGCTGCGTCTGCTGGTTGACCAGATCGGTTAA
- a CDS encoding iron ABC transporter substrate-binding protein → MNKLFSALLSLLITLCISLPAFAGTRTITDMAGRTVEIPAKVERVICSGPGCLRYLTYLQGQNMIVGVDSIEHRKTRFDARPYAIANPQFKKMPLIGEFRGHDNPELILGLEPQPQVIFKTYKDMGYDPDELQAKTGIPVICLSYASLAAKRDTIYKSLQLIGEVIGKQERAKEVCDFMESKITDLKSRTADIPKAKRRNCYVGGIAKKGPHGFQSTEPAYPPFRFVNALNAACPPKGKGKPLQHATVSKEQIVAWNPEILFVDISTSQLGENAGAIHEIKTDPAYQSLDAVTSGKVYTVLPYNWYSRNYGSIIADAYYVGKVLYPERFKDIDPATKADEIYSFMVGAPVLATMTKAFSVKGFEKLELN, encoded by the coding sequence ATGAACAAATTATTTTCCGCTCTCCTGTCTCTACTCATCACCCTTTGCATCTCGCTGCCAGCCTTTGCTGGAACACGAACCATCACAGATATGGCCGGGCGTACCGTGGAAATTCCCGCTAAAGTGGAACGGGTTATCTGTTCCGGTCCCGGATGCCTGCGCTACCTGACCTACCTTCAGGGACAGAATATGATCGTCGGTGTGGACTCCATCGAACATCGCAAGACCAGATTCGATGCCCGCCCCTACGCTATCGCCAATCCGCAATTTAAAAAGATGCCGCTTATCGGTGAATTCCGGGGACACGACAACCCGGAGTTGATTCTCGGACTTGAGCCGCAGCCGCAGGTTATTTTCAAAACTTACAAAGATATGGGTTACGACCCGGATGAACTTCAGGCCAAGACAGGAATCCCCGTAATCTGCCTTTCTTATGCCAGCCTCGCAGCCAAACGCGACACCATCTACAAATCTCTGCAACTCATCGGCGAAGTCATCGGCAAACAGGAACGGGCCAAGGAAGTATGTGACTTCATGGAAAGTAAGATTACTGATTTGAAATCCAGAACCGCAGACATCCCCAAAGCCAAACGCAGAAATTGCTACGTGGGCGGTATTGCCAAGAAAGGACCACACGGCTTCCAGTCAACCGAACCAGCCTATCCGCCCTTCCGTTTTGTAAATGCATTAAACGCAGCCTGCCCGCCCAAGGGTAAAGGCAAGCCCCTGCAGCATGCCACTGTTTCCAAAGAACAGATTGTGGCTTGGAACCCGGAAATCCTCTTTGTAGATATTTCCACCTCCCAGCTGGGAGAGAATGCAGGAGCCATCCATGAGATCAAGACCGACCCGGCTTACCAGTCCCTTGATGCGGTAACTTCCGGCAAGGTTTACACTGTGCTGCCCTACAACTGGTATTCCCGTAACTACGGCTCCATCATTGCTGATGCCTATTATGTAGGTAAAGTACTCTACCCTGAAAGATTTAAAGATATTGATCCCGCAACCAAGGCTGACGAGATATACAGTTTCATGGTTGGCGCGCCAGTTCTGGCGACCATGACCAAAGCCTTCAGCGTAAAAGGTTTTGAAAAGCTGGAGCTGAACTAG